The Senegalia massiliensis genomic sequence TATAATGATGTGAAAGCTTTCTTGAGAAAACTAAAGGATGGAATTGCATCCAATGGATATATTTTCTTATACTCAGCTTCTCTTTTAAAGGATGATGCATTAATAAATAGAGAACTTAGATGGCTATCAGGTAGACTTCGTTCTAATCTTGTTACTGTATCAAAGGAAGAAATTGAACATGGATTAGAAGATGCAGGACTTGAAGTAGTTAAAAAAACAGAGGATTTGCTTTATCCTATTTGGATTTTGAGGAGGATTTAATGAATGAAACGAAAGTGAAATTGGTAAATTCATTTATTGCCATGATTGAAAAAGTAGCCAATGGAAATATTAATATTTTAGATTTTGGCTCTGAGGATATGACCTTTTACCGAGGTGAAATTCACATATTAAAGAAAATTGGAGATGAGTTAGGAGTTTATAGTTCTGAAATAGCAAGAGATATGGGAGTTACAAGGGCTGTAATTCATAAGACTGTAAAAAAGCTAGAAAACAGAGGTTTGGTTTATAAGTTGGAAGATGATTTAAATAAGAGAAGAAAAAAATTATATTTGACTGAAAAAGGGAAATATGTGTATAAGCTGCATGAAGAGTATCATGAAGAACATGACAAGGCTTTTTTTGACTTTATTCATTCTCTTAATCGTGAAGAAAATCAATTAATAATGGAATTTTTAAAAAGAAGCAACGAATTAATGGATAAATATTTTTAGAGGGGATAATGAAAAAAATAGATGAAATTATATATTACAGGTTTAGCATGATAAAAATATAATTAGTGATAACAATTGTAAATTAGCATATTAAGTATATAAATAAAATAGGAGTTAAAATGGAAGAATATAGAAATATAAATGAAATATATTTTGATTTAATGGAAAATAACTTTTTAAATAAAACTGTAACAAAACCCACATCTGTTGAATACAAGGTAAAGGATTATTTAGGTTGTGGAGTTATAAATAGAATTATACTAAATAAGGGTCTAGAATTTTGTGTATGTAAAAACCATACTTTTAGTAGAAAACTTCTAAATTCCCAATTAAATGAAAAGCAATTTGTAGAAATTACTTATTGTATAGATGGAGAAGCAACTGTTAACTTAGATATTCATAAAGATTTTATTAAATTTAAAAAAGGCGATTTAATATTTTATAGGAATCACAATTTATCTCAATCAGAATGTTTTAATATAGAGTTGAAAAACTATACAGGTATTACAGTAGGTATAGATGATAATATGCTTAAGAAATTTTTCTTTTCTGAATGTGAGGAAACTATGCTAAAACAGTGGGAAAAATCTTTGAATGTCATATTTGGAGAATGTACTCACTTAAAAGTAAAAGCTCCTCCAGTGATAGAATGGGATATGAAAGAGCTGCTTAATTATAATTTTAAAGATGTTACAAGTTTTCTTTTGTGTCAAAGTAAACTTATAGAAGTTATATCTAAAAGCATAAACTATGGAATAAGTAAAAGAACAGATATAACTCTGACAAAGCTAGACAAAGAATATATATGCAAAGCTAAAGATATATTGACTAGAAATATAGAGTATCCACCTAGTATAGAAGCGTTGTCTGAAATGTGCAATACAAATTCTTACAAGCTAAAGAAAGGATTTAAAGAATTATTTAATAAGACACCATATGGTTATTTAAGAGAAGTTAGAATGTACAAAGGTAAGTACTTATTAGAAAATACAGATATGAATATATCAGAAATAGCTAGTTGTGTAGGATATACTAATCCTAGTAAATTTTCAGAAGCATTTAAAATTAAATTTAATATAACTCCCAGTGAGTATAGACAAGTTCATAAAAACATTTAAGTCCATAAATTATATTTAAATATTATTTATGGCTTTTTATTTTGGAGTATAAAAAATACTTAGTGGAGTTGAGAATCATTTTCAATAAATGTAAAATACGAGATAGAAGGGAGTGGAAAAAGTGAAAAAAGAGTCAAATTTAAGTTATTTACTATATTTAGCTGGAGGTGAAAAAGTAAAACTACTTTTATCAGTTATTTTAAGTGTTATAAGTTCGATATTAGCATTCGCACCTTTTATTATTATTTACAAAATGATAATGATATTATTTGAAGGTAATGTGGTTTATAAAGAGGTAGTTAATTTAGCAATATTAGCAACAATTATTATATTATTAAGGATAGTATTTTTTGTTGCATCAGGTGCATTTTCTCATGTGGCTGCATTTAATATTTTATACAATATAAGAATGAAAATAATAAAACACATGGGAAATTTAAATCTAGGTTTTTTTACAAATAAGACTTCTGGTGAATTGAAAAAAATCATAAATGAAGATATAGAAAAAATGGAAAACTTCTTAGCTCATCATATACCGGACATATCTGCAGCAGTAGTAGCACCACTTATTATGTTTATTTATCTTTTTTATCTAAACTATAAAATGGCATTAGTTTTATTGATCCCTATAGTTATAGGAATGGTAGCTCAAAGAATGATGTTTAAAGGTTTTCAAAAGAGAATGGCTCATTATTTTAATCTGCTTGAAAATATGAACTCAAGTATAGTTCAGTTTATTCAAGGAATATCTATAATGAAAGCTTTTAATGTATCTTCGTTATCTTTTGAGAGGTATAGGAAATCCATAGAGGAATATGCTGATTATTGGAAAGAGATAACGAATACTAATTCACAATCATATTCAATATTTTTAGTTATTATGGATTCAGGCTTGTTATTTACAATACCTTTAGGAGGTTACTTCTATGTTAATAGTGACATAGATTTAGGAACTTATCTATTGTTTATAGTTATAAGTATGGGATTTTTTAATTCCTTCAAAACATTACTAGAATTAGGGTCAAATTTTTCCATGATATTTGAAGGCGTAAAAAAAGTCAAAGACATTTTAGATATGCCTAAACAAAAATCAGGAACATATTTACTCGATAAAAATAAGAGTTATGATATAGAAATAAAAAATGTTACATTTAAATATGAAGATAAAGATGTATTAAAAAATATAAATACTAAGCTTGAAAAAGGAACTATCAATGCGTTTGTAGGTGCATCTGGAGCAGGAAAAACTACATTAGCACAGCTAATAGGAAGATTTTGGGATGTAAACAATGGAGATATATTAATAGACAATAAAAATATAAAAGATATATCTATGGAAAACTTAATGGAATCTGTAGCTTTTGTATTTCAAGATATATTTATGTTAAATGACACTATATACGAAAATATTAAAATGGGGAATGAAACTGTAACAAAAGAAGAAGTAGTAAAGGCAGCCAAGAAGGCTCAAATACATGATTTTATAATAACATTGCCTAATGGATATGAAACTAAAATAGGAGAAGATGGTATAAAACTTAGCGGTGGAGAAAAACAAAGAGTATCTATAGCAAGGGCAATATTAAAAGATGCTCCTATTATAATATTTGATGAAGCTACATCTTTTTCGGATATAGAAAATGAAAGAAAAATACAAATAGCTCTTGAAAATATGCTAAAAGGAAAAACAACTATAATGATAGCTCATAGACTTCACACTATAAAAAATGTAGATAAGATAGTCGTGTTTGATAAAGGAGAGATAAAAGAAGAAGGTAACCACAATAAATTATTAAGTAAAAATAGACTATATAAAGACATGTGGGAAACTTATATAGAAAGTGAAAAACTAGTAATAAAAGGAGGTGCTTAGGATGATAAGTATGATAAAAAGCGTAATAGGAGAAGATGCTAAAAAGTTACGACTACCAATTTTACTTATGTTTTTAGATAGTGTAGGTTTTATGGTTTTTATAGGCGTTTTATACAATGTACTTATGGATATAAACAATAATTCATTTAGCATGGATAAAGTTAAAATGTATACTGTTATTCTTATAATAGCCTTCGTATTTAGATGCATAATGGTAAGTGTAGGTTATAAGTTAAATCATCTTAGAGGGTCTGATATTATAAAAGATATGAGAGTAAGCTTAGGAGATCATATAAGAAGTCTAAACTTAGGTTATTTTAATAAAAATAGTATAGGAAATTTA encodes the following:
- a CDS encoding MarR family winged helix-turn-helix transcriptional regulator: MNETKVKLVNSFIAMIEKVANGNINILDFGSEDMTFYRGEIHILKKIGDELGVYSSEIARDMGVTRAVIHKTVKKLENRGLVYKLEDDLNKRRKKLYLTEKGKYVYKLHEEYHEEHDKAFFDFIHSLNREENQLIMEFLKRSNELMDKYF
- a CDS encoding helix-turn-helix domain-containing protein, whose protein sequence is MEEYRNINEIYFDLMENNFLNKTVTKPTSVEYKVKDYLGCGVINRIILNKGLEFCVCKNHTFSRKLLNSQLNEKQFVEITYCIDGEATVNLDIHKDFIKFKKGDLIFYRNHNLSQSECFNIELKNYTGITVGIDDNMLKKFFFSECEETMLKQWEKSLNVIFGECTHLKVKAPPVIEWDMKELLNYNFKDVTSFLLCQSKLIEVISKSINYGISKRTDITLTKLDKEYICKAKDILTRNIEYPPSIEALSEMCNTNSYKLKKGFKELFNKTPYGYLREVRMYKGKYLLENTDMNISEIASCVGYTNPSKFSEAFKIKFNITPSEYRQVHKNI
- a CDS encoding ATP-binding cassette domain-containing protein, which gives rise to MKKESNLSYLLYLAGGEKVKLLLSVILSVISSILAFAPFIIIYKMIMILFEGNVVYKEVVNLAILATIIILLRIVFFVASGAFSHVAAFNILYNIRMKIIKHMGNLNLGFFTNKTSGELKKIINEDIEKMENFLAHHIPDISAAVVAPLIMFIYLFYLNYKMALVLLIPIVIGMVAQRMMFKGFQKRMAHYFNLLENMNSSIVQFIQGISIMKAFNVSSLSFERYRKSIEEYADYWKEITNTNSQSYSIFLVIMDSGLLFTIPLGGYFYVNSDIDLGTYLLFIVISMGFFNSFKTLLELGSNFSMIFEGVKKVKDILDMPKQKSGTYLLDKNKSYDIEIKNVTFKYEDKDVLKNINTKLEKGTINAFVGASGAGKTTLAQLIGRFWDVNNGDILIDNKNIKDISMENLMESVAFVFQDIFMLNDTIYENIKMGNETVTKEEVVKAAKKAQIHDFIITLPNGYETKIGEDGIKLSGGEKQRVSIARAILKDAPIIIFDEATSFSDIENERKIQIALENMLKGKTTIMIAHRLHTIKNVDKIVVFDKGEIKEEGNHNKLLSKNRLYKDMWETYIESEKLVIKGGA